Below is a window of Pirellulales bacterium DNA.
GCTCTTGGACTCTGCTTCCTCCCGCACCGAAAGGACGTCCTATCTTAGCCGATTGCGTGCCGGGCGAAATGCCAGCCCAGCCGCTGAATGCCGAGACGCGCCCAAGATTCTCTCCCGCGCCGCGAAGGACCGAACGAGTGCGCTTGATCGCCGGCAAACGGCCGAGCAAGCCTTTCGAATCCTGCAACCGCCCTGCCGGACGGCAGGTATAATGACCGCGGGCTGGAAATCCACGTCTGAGTCCGGCGTCTGCCGGGCGCATTGCCGCGACGAGCATCTCATGGCGGACCCTAAGACCTTCCAAGTCAAACAGCTTGGCCCCGTTACGCTGATCCACCCGCGCGAACAGGAAATCGTCGGCCGCAACGTGATCAACGACCTGGCCGACGAGCTGGTCGAATTCGCCCAGAAGCAGAAGCCGACCAGCGTCGTCGTTTCGCTCGCGGGGGTGAGCCGGTATTCTTCGGAAGCGATCGGCGGGCTGATCCGGCTCGAGCGGCGCATCCGTTCCTTGGGCGGGCGCGTGAAGCTGTGCATGAACGATGAACTGCGCGAGCTGTTCCGCGTCACTCGGCTCGATGGCACGTTGTTCGAAATCTTCGAGTCCGAGTCGGACGCCGTAGCATCGTTCTTCGAAAAAAAATAAGACTCGTTCAACAAGTCGATGAAAGAGAAAAGTGAAGTCCTGCTCGGCAAACTGACCCGGCGCGAATTCCGCGAGCGGATGAAGTCTGGCCAGTTGCAGGCGTGCATCATTCCCGTGGCCGCGGTCGAGCAACATCTCGAACACCTGGCCATGGAGCACGATTGGCGCAGCGCCAGCCACGCGGCCACGGCAGTTGCCCAGCGGCTGAGCCCGCGCGTCCTGGTGGCTCAAGGCTTGATGGCGGGCATCAGCGAGCATCACATGAAGCACGCCGGCACGCTCAGCCTGCGCCCCGGAACGTTTCTGGCCGTGGTGAACGACATGATCGAGAGTATGTCGCGGGCCGGCTTCCGCCACATCCTGGTGCTCAACGGCCACGGTGGCAACGTCGCGCCGTGCCGCGGGATTTGGGACCAGTTTCAACGCATCGTGCCGGCAAACCTGCATTTTCTGTCGTACTGGGACGTGCTCACGGCCGACGACGCCCGTGAGCTATTGACGGGCGGTCACCGGCTGCCTGACGACCTGCCGGGGCACGCCCAGGAATTCGAAACCAGCCTGGGCCTCGCCGCGTTCCCGGAAAATGTGCGGCAAGACATGTGGGCCGACCAGGAAGACCCAAAGCCGGCCCTGTCGCGAGCCGAGACGGGTCAAGGATTATGGGACCGGATCATTCCGCGCGTGACCGATTACCTGGCGGACATGATCGAAGGCCGCCGGATCAATCCGACGCCGCCGTATCATCCGTGAAGAAAGAACGCGGCATGCTTTTCGCCTGCGGCGAAAAAGCATGTTCTTGGCGAAAACATGCGATGACTGATTCTCAAGCGTCCGACCTCGCCCGCTACGCCCGGCAAAGCCGCTTCGCCCCGCTCGGCGAAGACGGCCAGCGGCGGTTGTTGGCTTCGCGGGCGCTTGTGTGCGGCTGCGGTGCCCTGGGCTCGGTCATCGCCAACACGCTGGTCCGCGCCGGCGTCGGCCATGTACGGCTCGTGGATCGCGACTTTCTCGAACTCAACAATCTGCAGCGGCAGGTCCTGTTCGACGAGGACGATCTGCGGGCCGATCTGCCCAAGGCCATCGCCGCAGCCAACAAGCTGCGCCGCATCAACTCGCAGGTCGAAATCGAACCGCTGGTCGCCGACGTCGATTATCAAAACATCGAGTCGCTCTGCGCCGGCGTCGATTGCATCGTCGACGGTACCGACAATTTCGAGACACGGTTCCTGATCAACGACGCTTCAGTGAAGCTGGGCATACCATGGGTCTACGGTGGCTGCCTGGGAGCTGAAGGGCAGACGATGACCATCCTCCCCGGCGAGACCCCCTGCTTTCGCTGTGTGATGGCCGAGCCGCCCGACGCCGGCACCGCGCCGACGTGCGACACCGCCGGCATTCTCGCGCCGATCATCGGCGTCATCGCATCGATCGAGGCCAACGAGGCGATCAAGATCCTGGCAGGCCATCGCGAAGCGGTGCAGCGAAATCTATTGGTGGTCGACCTGTGGGAGAACCAGGTCCGGCAGGTGCGCCTCGACAAACTGCGCGAAACGGCCGATTGCCGCACTTGCCGGCACGGAGAATATCCCTGGCTGTCAGGCCGTCGCGGCAGCCACACCGCGGTCCTGTGCGGACGAAACGCCGTGCAGCTCACGCCCCCCACGCGGCAGCAGCTTTCCCTCGCCACGCTCGCCGGAAAGCTGGCCGCGGTCGGCCGGGTAACGCAAAATGCCTTCTTGCTGCGGCTGGCGGTCGACGACTATGTTTTGACGGTCTTCCCCGATGGCCGCACCATCGTCGGGGGCACGGACGATATCGCCACAGCGCGCACGGTCCACGCGAAGTACATTGGCGCGTGACGCCCTGGCGCCGTCGCGCATGCCCTGAGCCTTTCCGATTCGCACAACCTCAATCCCGTTTGAAAGCACACACGCTCATGCGTCGTTCATTTGTCCTTGTCGTGGTCCTCTCGCTTTCAGCACTTGGCTCGATCGTCGGTTGCGGCGCGAAGAGCGAACCGCGCGCGAAAGACGGTAAGCCGGTCGTGGCGTTCGTCACGAACAACCCGTACGAGTTCTGGACCATCGCCCGCCGTGGCACCGAGAAGGCCGCGAAGGAATTCGACGTGACGGTCGATTTCCAGATGCCGCCGCGCGGCACAGCCGCCGAACAGCGCTCGATCATCGAGGACCTGCTGGCCAAGGGCATCGAGGGCATCGCCATCAGCCCGAACGATTCGGCGAATCAGGCACGGTTCTTGAAGGACGTGGCGGCGCGCGTGCCGCTAGTCACCCAGGATAGCGACCTGCCCGAGGGGAGCGGCCGGCTGTGCTATATCGGCACCGAGAACTATGAGGCAGGCAAAGGCGCAGGCAAGCTGGTGCGCGAGGCCATGCCCGAGGGGGGCAAGATCGTGATCTACGTCGGCAAGATGGACGCACAAAACGCCATCGAGCGCCGGCAAGGAGTCCTCGACGAGCTGGCTGGCACGAAGGGGGCCGAGGGACCTGAGCTAGGCAAGTACACGCTGCTGGACACGATGACCGACGACGCCAAGCAAGATAAATGCAAAGCCAACGTCGAAGACACCCTGGTCAAATACGGCAGCGAGCCGAACAAACTGTGCCTGGTCGGGCTGTGGGCCTATAACCCGCCTGCCATGCTGGCGGCGGTGAAGGGGGCGAGCCTTGCCGGCGCCGTGCGTATCGTCGGATTCGACGAAAACGAGGAAACGCTGCAAGGCGTGCAGGACGGCGACATCTACGGCACGATCGTGCAGCAGCCATTCGAGTTCGGCTACCACGCCGTGCGCATCCTGGGGGCAGTGGCCCGCGGCGACAAAAGCGTGATCCCCGAGAACGGCATCCTCTACATCCCGCACCGCGAGATCAAACGCGACAACGTCGGCCCGTTCTGGGATGAGTTGAAGAAGCTCAAGGCCGGCTAACCGACAGATGGAATCAACGCATGCCGCGCATGCCGTGTGCCATGCTTTTCGCCGCAGGCGATAAGCATGCTAGAGCGGTTTGTCGCGGGGCGAGGTACTACGCCGTCACCTTCACCGTCGTATTC
It encodes the following:
- a CDS encoding creatininase family protein; protein product: MKEKSEVLLGKLTRREFRERMKSGQLQACIIPVAAVEQHLEHLAMEHDWRSASHAATAVAQRLSPRVLVAQGLMAGISEHHMKHAGTLSLRPGTFLAVVNDMIESMSRAGFRHILVLNGHGGNVAPCRGIWDQFQRIVPANLHFLSYWDVLTADDARELLTGGHRLPDDLPGHAQEFETSLGLAAFPENVRQDMWADQEDPKPALSRAETGQGLWDRIIPRVTDYLADMIEGRRINPTPPYHP
- a CDS encoding sugar-binding protein gives rise to the protein MRRSFVLVVVLSLSALGSIVGCGAKSEPRAKDGKPVVAFVTNNPYEFWTIARRGTEKAAKEFDVTVDFQMPPRGTAAEQRSIIEDLLAKGIEGIAISPNDSANQARFLKDVAARVPLVTQDSDLPEGSGRLCYIGTENYEAGKGAGKLVREAMPEGGKIVIYVGKMDAQNAIERRQGVLDELAGTKGAEGPELGKYTLLDTMTDDAKQDKCKANVEDTLVKYGSEPNKLCLVGLWAYNPPAMLAAVKGASLAGAVRIVGFDENEETLQGVQDGDIYGTIVQQPFEFGYHAVRILGAVARGDKSVIPENGILYIPHREIKRDNVGPFWDELKKLKAG
- a CDS encoding ThiF family adenylyltransferase; translation: MTDSQASDLARYARQSRFAPLGEDGQRRLLASRALVCGCGALGSVIANTLVRAGVGHVRLVDRDFLELNNLQRQVLFDEDDLRADLPKAIAAANKLRRINSQVEIEPLVADVDYQNIESLCAGVDCIVDGTDNFETRFLINDASVKLGIPWVYGGCLGAEGQTMTILPGETPCFRCVMAEPPDAGTAPTCDTAGILAPIIGVIASIEANEAIKILAGHREAVQRNLLVVDLWENQVRQVRLDKLRETADCRTCRHGEYPWLSGRRGSHTAVLCGRNAVQLTPPTRQQLSLATLAGKLAAVGRVTQNAFLLRLAVDDYVLTVFPDGRTIVGGTDDIATARTVHAKYIGA
- a CDS encoding STAS domain-containing protein — translated: MADPKTFQVKQLGPVTLIHPREQEIVGRNVINDLADELVEFAQKQKPTSVVVSLAGVSRYSSEAIGGLIRLERRIRSLGGRVKLCMNDELRELFRVTRLDGTLFEIFESESDAVASFFEKK